A section of the Zygosaccharomyces rouxii strain CBS732 chromosome B complete sequence genome encodes:
- the MRPS9 gene encoding mitochondrial 37S ribosomal protein uS9m (highly similar to uniprot|P38120 Saccharomyces cerevisiae YBR146W MRPS9 Mitochondrial ribosomal protein of the small subunit), with amino-acid sequence MFSRVLQLSKLSYRQPCRGFSTGQLLCKPVEQFPMRTVPKLPTFYSANPHHEHRIDRLESLLRKYVKLPLQSISQQQLERPVWITLDDYALVGGGTRLKPIQYQQLLSLLNKLHAIDPQLTNDEIKQELSQYYRKSNMSATSAKLKTLDEFGRSIAIGRRKASVSKVQMVKGTGEIIVNGRSLNDYFVKLKDRESVAYPLQAVDSVGKYNIFITTSGGGPTGQAEASMHAIAKALLIFNPLLKPRLRKAGTLTRDYRHVERKKPGHKKSRKMPTWVKR; translated from the coding sequence ATGTTCTCACGAGTCCTCCAGCTGTCCAAGCTGTCATACAGGCAGCCCTGTAGAGGATTTTCTACAGGCCAACTTTTATGCAAACCAGTTGAGCAATTCCCAATGAGAACAGTCCCAAAACTACCTACTTTTTACTCTGCCAACCCACACCATGAACACAGAATTGATCGTTTGGAGTCCCTTTTACGCAAGTATGTTAAGCTTCCACTACAATCCATTTCTCAGCAGCAATTAGAAAGACCGGTATGGATTACATTAGATGATTACGCACtagttggtggtggtaccCGATTAAAACCAATCCAATATCAGCAGTTACTATCGTTATTGAACAAACTACACGCCATCGATCCTCAGTTGAccaatgatgaaattaagCAAGAACTATCACAGTACTACAGAAAAAGTAATATGTCAGCCACTAGTGCCAAATTAAAGACATTGGACGAATTTGGCAGATCCATTGCTATCGGTAGAAGAAAGGCCTCAGTCTCTAAAGTTCAAATGGTGAAAGGTACTGGTGAAATTATCGTCAATGGTAGATCTCTAAATGACTATTTTGTCAAATTAAAGGATAGAGAATCCGTAGCATACCCTCTGCAAGCTGTTGATTCCGTTGGTAAATACAACATCTTTATTACTACCTCTGGCGGTGGCCCTACTGGTCAAGCTGAAGCTAGTATGCATGCTATTGCCAAGGCCCTACTAATTTTCAACCCTCTGCTAAAGCCAAGACTAAGGAAGGCCGGTACTTTGACGAGAGACTACAGACACGTTGAGAGAAAGAAACCTGGTCATAAGAAATCCAGAAAGATGCCCACATGGGTCAAGAGGTGA
- the ATG19 gene encoding Atg19p (some similarities with uniprot|P35193 Saccharomyces cerevisiae YOL082W ATG19 Protein involved in the cytoplasm-to-vacuole targeting pathway and in autophagy, recognizes cargo proteins and delivers them to the preautophagosomal structure for eventual engulfment by the autophagosome and degradation) yields the protein MSETLRNVGVVYGARGEIFDARRKQSLEEFIKHTFGIDNVFEDKLVMGRCICHGKKDLETDILLSNQQDTEKFMFSKESTKPHIVLIYDKPSVPAAPEPEPQNDVLVSAKQWEELVGSVKKLQLSVDTQHNKPIATPTVPTPAVAAPAVALPTGPVHEAVFCDVCYPEYDTSAKPIVGPRFKCLDCNNFDLCSSCEAKGVEANSHRRHHNMAKINTPLRKGTHLDTTGLSSMTLNDKEVIVDIPEHEKDIFEMFSSVEAVREVVRGYRAYCAHQAKAASSEKPRSRHEFASLEITVSHRDDLLTFDIYNNGRRALPGDCTLVLATCDSSTSGSRPTVESYLGPHELRPGNRKLFHKKISRGSVIECARIDILDGKNKEEVLYTGSSSWLLDTSIKLKPPRLSKSPSPSPTATLTPSAAPEDQSSCKPLSSLAKEDEGVISSSMTNDEYSLCSDSGSDTNWEEYDFLSEDDV from the coding sequence ATGAGTGAAACTTTAAGAAATGTAGGTGTCGTTTATGGCGCAAGAGGAGAAATCTTTGATGCTAGGAGAAAACAATCCCTTGAAGAATTCATTAAACATACATTTGGAATTGATaatgtttttgaagataaatTAGTTATGGGTCGCTGTATCTGTCATGGCAAGAAGGATTTAGAGACTGATATTTTGCTTTCGAATCAACAAGatactgaaaaatttatgttttccaaagagTCTACAAAGCCTCATATCGTTTTAATCTATGATAAACCCAGTGTACCAGCAGCACCTGAACCTGAACCTCAGAATGATGTTCTTGTAAGCGCAAAACAATGGGAGGAACTTGTGGGCTCTGTCAAAAAACTACAGTTGTCAGTAGATACCCAACACAATAAACCTATTGCAACTCCAACAGTTCCAACACCGGCAGTTGCAGCTCCAGCAGTCGCACTACCAACAGGTCCTGTACATGAAGCTGTCTTTTGTGACGTGTGCTACCCAGAATACGATACATCTGCTAAACCTATTGTAGGTCCTCGTTTCAAATGTTTGGATTGTAATAATTTTGATCTATGTTCATCCTGTGAGGCTAAGGGCGTGGAGGCAAATTCTCATAGACGTCACCATAATATGGCCAAGATCAATACTCCCCTGAGAAAGGGTACTCACCTTGATACCACAGGATTAAGTTCCATGACTTTAAACGACAAGGAAGTCATTGTGGATATTCCTGAACATGAAAAGgatatctttgaaatgtttTCCAGCGTGGAGGCAGTGCGTGAAGTAGTTCGTGGTTACAGGGCATACTGTGCACATCAGGCAAAGGCTGCTTCTAGTGAAAAACCGAGATCTAGACATGAATTTGCTTCACTGGAGATCACAGTATCTCACAGGGACGATTTGTTAACTTTTGATATCTACAACAATGGAAGACGTGCTTTACCCGGTGATTGTACTCTAGTTCTTGCAACATGCGATTCATCAACCTCAGGGTCTAGACCTACAGTTGAAAGTTATCTAGGACCTCATGAATTGAGACCAGGTAACAGGAAATTGTTCCACAAGAAGATTTCTCGTGGCTCGGTCATAGAATGTGCTCGTATTGATATATTGGACGGGaagaacaaagaagaagttctGTACACAGGATCCAGCTCGTGGTTATTGGATACTTCTATCAAATTAAAGCCACCTCGGTTGTCAAAGTCTCCTTCACCATCGCCAACGGCAACATTAACTCCGTCAGCAGCGCCGGAAGATCAAAGTAGCTGCAAGCCATTGTCTTCGCTGGCTAAAGAAGACGAAGGCGTTATAAGCTCTTCAATGACCAATGACGAGTACAGTCTGTGTTCAGACTCGGGCAGCGATACTAACTGGGAGGAGTACGATTTTTTGAGCGAGGACGATGTGTAA
- a CDS encoding zinc-dependent alcohol dehydrogenase (highly similar to uniprot|P00330 Saccharomyces cerevisiae YOL086C ADH1 Alcohol dehydrogenase involved in the production of certain carboxylate esters): MQQIKKNKNNNSSVYFSLQTTKNNIMSAAPAPVIPKTQKGVVFNESNGPLEYKEIPVPTPKPNEILIHVRYSGVCHTDLHAWKGDWPLPTKLPLVGGHEGAGEVIALGSNVKNWKVGDLAGIKWLNGSCMSCESCEQSNESNCPDADLSGYTHDGSFQQYATADAVQAAHIPPGTDLAEVAPVLCAGITVYKALKSANLKAGQWVAISGAAGGLGSLAVQFAKAMGLRVVGIDGGPGKEELFKTLGGEVFIDFQKESDIVGAVVNATNGGAHGVVNVSVSEGAISASTKYVRACGTSVLVGMPAGAVCKSEVFDQVVRSTKIVGSYVGNRADTREALDFFARGLVHAPINVVPLSTLPEIFEKMEKGQIIGRYVVDTSK, from the coding sequence ATGCAACaaatcaagaagaacaagaacaacaacagttcAGTTTATTTCTCACTACAAACAACCAAAAACAACATAATGTCTGCTGCTCCAGCTCCAGTTATCCCAAAGACCCAAAAGGGTGTTGTCTTCAACGAAAGCAACGGTCCATTGGAATACAAAGAAATTCCAGTCCCAACCCCAAAGCCAAATGAAATCTTGATTCACGTCAGATACTCTGGTGTCTGTCACACCGATTTGCACGCCTGGAAGGGTGACTGGCCATTGCCAACTAAGTTGCCATTGGTCGGTGGTCACGAAGGTGCTGGTGAAGTCATTGCCCTAGGTTCTAACGTCAAGAACTGGAAGGTCGGTGACTTGGCCGGTATCAAATGGTTGAACGGTTCATGTATGTCCTGTGAATCTTGTGAACAATCTAACGAATCCAACTGTCCAGATGCTGACCTTTCCGGTTACACTCACGACGGTTCTTTCCAACAATACGCTACCGCTGACGCCGTCCAAGCTGCTCACATCCCACCAGGAACTGATCTAGCTGAAGTTGCTCCAGTTCTATGTGCTGGTATCACTGTCTACAAGGCTTTGAAGAGTGCTAACTTGAAGGCCGGCCAATGGGTTGCCATCTCTGGTGCTGCTGGTGGTCTAGGTTCTCTAGCCGTCCAATTCGCCAAGGCTATGGGTCTAAGAGTTGTCGGTATTGACGGTGGTCCAGGTaaggaagaattgttcaagaCCTTGGGTGGTGAAGTTTTCATCGACTTCCAAAAGGAAAGTGACATTGTTGGTGCCGTTGTCAACGCTACTAACGGTGGTGCTCACGGTGTTGTCAACGTTTCCGTCAGTGAAGGTGCTATCTCTGCTTCTACCAAGTACGTTAGAGCTTGTGGTACTTCTGTTCTTGTCGGTATGCCAGCAGGTGCTGTCTGCAAGTCCGAAGTTTTCGACCAAGTCGTTAGATCTACCAAGATTGTCGGTTCTTACGTCGGTAACAGAGCTGACACCAGAGAAGCTCTAGATTTCTTCGCTCGTGGTTTGGTCCATGCTCCAATCAACGTGGTCCCATTGTCCACTTTGCCAGAAATCTTCGAGAAGATGGAAAAGGGACAAATCATCGGTAGATACGTCGTTGACACCTCCAAATAA
- the PHM7 gene encoding Phm7p (similar to uniprot|Q12252 Saccharomyces cerevisiae YOL084W PHM7 Protein of unknown function expression is regulated by phosphate levels green fluorescent protein (GFP)-fusion protein localizes to the cell periphery and vacuole) has protein sequence MADSSSSTSAFVSSLIFNGCIAAIFTLAFLTLRPKDRRVYEPRTLDDVKTLKDEERTESVPSGYFRWVSYLLSRPHSFLIQHASLDGYFYLRYIALGAGFSLLGIILLYPIILPVNATNGRNFKGFELLAFSNVTNKNRFFAHVFLSWIFYGAIVFTVYRELYYYIMVRHALQTSPMYDSLVSSRTLVITELHSEIMNEEAILSTFPRADRIAFAHDETELQKLVGERTKSAQKLEAALNKCINKCVKLKLKADKKVGVPEVDGDKLEDYIPEKKRPKRRLGKWKIPFLGEKVDVIEYDANKIGELNEDIHDLQAHWDDTKILPVCFVQFPSQLEAQRAYQTIKNRLKGMYSRAIIGFASEDISWGNMELTKPMRKSKRTGANAFLTAMIIFWAIPVALVGCISNISFLTSKIHWLQFIDKCPKPLLGLITGILPAVALGILMSLVPPIIMLAGRKSGCMTVQETDLYCQSWYFAFQVVQVFLVTTCTSSASATVDAIIEDPSSAMTLLANNLPKASNFYISYFLLQGLSVSSGTLLQLVTLILSKFIGKILDSTPRKKWNRYCTLAKPSMGVAYPIMELLVAIALCYSVIAPLILVFSFVGLSLMYLAYIYTLNYVQGFTFDSKGRNYPHALFQVFCGLYLSQVCLIGLFIMAKTWGPLVLEIVALVATAGAHIWLKRRFIPLIDSVPLSAIRYVYGENQASYPSDQGLHEVKNAIDEVEEGDIKRDQVDNDDENDAGSLEYRLHDNAVGTSGKELDRKETLAGNNDLEKGDREMEDFESAEMDKPNEDRLFVVEREGAPTVGSESLSSKKTDVFADNKQIGSTKRIPFSGGPIREWGPEKPKSWRERVMLYFQPSKYYSFEEVRSRLPTVLETTVEYVDSELDCAYTDPSVVDKDPIIWVCEDPMGVSKQQIELAQEVGADVRDENTAYDEKGRSQYTGDPPDFEI, from the coding sequence ATGGCAGATTCTTCGTCTTCGACGTCTGCCTTTGTCTCGTCGTTGATTTTCAATGGCTGTATAGCAGCTATATTCACGCTTGCCTTTCTGACTCTTAGACCAAAAGACAGAAGGGTTTACGAGCCACGTACGCTAGATGATGTCAAAACCCTTAAAGATGAGGAAAGAACAGAATCTGTTCCCTCTGGTTATTTCCGTTGGGTTTCATATTTGTTGTCACGTCCACACTCTTTTTTGATTCAACATGCAAGTCTAGATGGGTACTTTTATCTCAGATACATTGCCCTTGGTGCTGGGTTTTCACTATTGGGTATCATCTTGCTTTACCCTATCATTCTGCCAGTGAATGCTACGAATGGTAGGAATTTCAAAGGTTTTGAACTGTTGGCATTTTCCAATGTTACCAATAAGAACAGATTTTTTGCTCATGTCTTTCTGTCGTGGATCTTCTACGGTGCAATTGTGTTTACCGTCTACAGGGAGTTGTACTACTACATTATGGTTAGACATGCATTGCAGACGAGTCCGATGTACGATTCTTTAGTTAGCTCGAGAACATTGGTGATCACGGAGTTACACTCCGAAATAATGAATGAAGAGGCAATCTTAAGCACTTTCCCTCGAGCAGATCGTATTGCATTCGCTCATGATGAAACAgaattgcaaaaattggttggagaaagaacaaagagtgctcaaaaattggaagctGCGTTGAACAAATGTATTAACAAATGTGTCAAATTAAAGCTCAAGGCTGATAAGAAAGTCGGAGTCCCTGAAGTcgatggtgataaattagAGGACTACATTCcggaaaagaaaagaccAAAGAGACGTTTGGGTAAGTGGAAGATTCCATTTTTAGGTGAAAAGGTTGATGTTATCGAGTACGATGCCAATAAGATTGGTGAACTGAATGAAGATATTCACGATTTACAAGCACATTGGGATGATACAAAGATCCTACCTGTTTGCTTTGTTCAGTTTCCATCTCAATTGGAAGCTCAGAGGGCATACCAAACGATTAAAAACCGCTTGAAGGGAATGTATAGCAGAGCAATTATTGGCTTTGCTTCTGAAGATATCAGCTGGGGTAATATGGAATTGACGAAACCAATGAGAAAATCTAAGCGTACAGGTGCAAATGCATTTTTGACAGCTATGATTATTTTCTGGGCAATTCCAGTTGCACTTGTCGGTTGTATTTCTAATATCAGTTTCTTAACTTCGAAAATTCACTGGTTACAATTCATTGATAAGTGTCCTAAACCATTGCTTGGGTTAATTACAGGTATTTTGCCTGCAGTTGCGCTAGGTATATTAATGTCATTGGTGCCACCAATTATTATGTTGGCGGGTAGGAAAAGTGGTTGTATGACTGTGCAAGAAACTGATTTGTATTGTCAAAGCTGGTATTTTGCATTCCAAGTGGTTCAAGTTTTCTTAGTGACCACTTGTACTTCATCAGCATCTGCGACTGTTGATGCTATTATCGAGGATCCATCTTCCGCAATGACACTATTGGCAAACAATTTACCAAAGGCATCAAACTTTTACATTTCTTATTTCCTACTACAAGGCTTATCAGTATCAAGCGGTACATTGTTACAACTGGTTACGTTAATTCTATCCAAATTTATCGGTAAGATATTGGATTCTACTCCACGTAAGAAGTGGAATCGTTACTGCACTTTGGCCAAACCATCAATGGGTGTTGCATACCCAATCATGGAATTATTAGTTGCCATTGCCCTTTGTTACTCAGTGATTGCACCATTAATTTTAGTCTTCTCATTCGTCGGTCTTTCGCTGATGTACCTCGCTTACATTTACACTTTGAACTACGTTCAAGGTTTTACCTTCGATTCTAAGGGTCGTAACTATCCTCATGCATTGTTCCAAGTATTCTGTGGTCTTTATTTATCACAAGTCTGTCTAATTGGTCTTTTCATTATGGCAAAGACCTGGGGGCCATTGGTATTAGAAATCGTTGCATTAGTTGCAACCGCTGGTGCTCATATATGGTTAAAGAGAAGATTTATTCCATTAATCGATAGCGTGCCATTAAGTGCAATTCGTTACGTCTATGGTGAAAACCAAGCTAGTTATCCAAGTGATCAAGGTTTGCATGAAGtcaaaaatgcaattgatgaagttgaagaaggtgatatTAAAAGAGATCAAGTTGATAACGATGACGAAAATGATGCTGGTTCATTGGAATATAGATTGCACGATAATGCTGTCGGTACCTCTGGTAAAGAGTTAGATAGGAAGGAAACACTTGCTGGCAATaatgatttagaaaaagGTGATCGTGAGatggaagattttgaatctGCCGAAATGGATAAACCCAATGAAGATCGTCTATTCGTTGTGGAACGTGAAGGTGCTCCAACTGTAGGTAGTGAATCActatcttcaaagaaaacagATGTATTTGCAGACAACAAACAAATCGGAAGTACGAAAAGGATACCATTTTCTGGTGGACCAATTAGAGAATGGGGTCCAGAAAAGCCAAAATCATGGAGAGAAAGAGTTATGTTATATTTCCAACCAAGCAAATACTACTCATTTGAGGAGGTTCGTTCAAGACTGCCGACAGTTTTGGAAACTACTGTTGAATACGTAGATTCTGAATTGGATTGTGCCTACACAGATCCTAGCGTTGTTGACAAGGACCCAATAATCTGGGTTTGTGAAGATCCAATGGGTGTTTCGAAACAACAGATCGAATTAGCCCAAGAAGTTGGTGCAGATGTTAGGGATGAAAACACTGCTTACGATGAGAAGGGTAGATCTCAGTATACAGGCGATCCACCAGATTTCGAAATTTAA
- the DUF1 gene encoding Duf1p (similar to uniprot|Q99247 Saccharomyces cerevisiae YOL087C Hypothetical ORF): protein MSELTVSYGLLPPQGRSSQNLHILPISKILYPYDRNDCFITCGRDGSVIRHLCTPEGVSIGGVKVQAHSDWVSDIIQVDIDSYVTVSYDFSIVLLTWKPALGNWETKIIGDHEDYIKCIVGIPTTEEDCIMFATGGLDKKVKVWKMESKSNGAECIRVFDNIQANDTGSIYTMDSVGAHKNLPFDLIIGDGNGDLIFYSSKQDKEFSRVKNIHFTNMKVVKMFDDYTRLVSTCSDGLICIWDLTEVTSVLKILASFKWDCSIWCIEGNSLEELYVGDSKGRITKSNFSNIQNVGLEVVYEPQPSIEETNEDTRSQSSTKPKKKHVGILCINWLRNNYLLFSQSVDSNLNRLDLSNNTLAVAEGGIALTKSSLLTNRRHVITENTKGEIQRWDIVVCELLDTFDPSEGNFDQVVSKYTSREVLSHWCSVSVKVGLLFVKLNQRLLNTEVYGSSLKEYHVVNGLKPNPDERYNLGKIVANSLFNELVMYEMHKDKVYRLEMVSKKKNSSFFHKETSNSTESPLDTKRGATRRKSAFHRLNTNAGQLATERCSPSTSAPNSPFLQGESPLPVDDKPFLGPPAFSDRGLTTRASSNASSNDANSDSGYNPPHLKTTEARTTSSGSLFGRKLRLFKTTSARALAGSSGSNDSNYTSAVSDAEESAVDDDTKDTSATSTNTVNTTTTSTHAPAETVVWNSELSTDSVPLPQPSDTTKPTSTSAEPAESEQRKKSREESMSDLIEQFHDNYRSQVSNNTSTLKMLSRKPPHTKIIRDACSPIIRVTNGVLIVLHSWQKGSCGGRVLFSTYLPPARNDEYVKTLEKVDGDESEDFEDTLGEPLQQERVIEEKEKLSKEEWADREFGNGSNRRQIYEQLENILPFWFSKTLLCDSKVVKQQPKLNFVITPWRGSNDQATVSQGSSQGSSQQQQPSSLQHYKMKFGRSGLRSNDTLLGTTDLPKVSETNLKLLAPAMIKVKKIKVYIVDRFETKTPEMRNKIEPSEWLELLCKGQILDNDMTLSTVRTLYWKSQGDIVFEYRRKTSAPSAI from the coding sequence ATGAGCGAATTGACTGTGAGCTATGGTCTTTTACCGCCACAGGGTCGTAGCTCCCAAAACCTACACATTTTACCGATCAGCAAGATACTGTACCCCTATGATCGTAATGACTGTTTTATAACTTGTGGTAGAGATGGTTCAGTGATAAGACATCTCTGTACGCCCGAAGGTGTTTCCATTGGCGGTGTTAAAGTACAGGCACATAGCGATTGGGTTTCAGATATAATTCAAGTGGATATTGATAGTTATGTTACTGTGAGTTACGATTTTTCCATCGTTCTGCTAACGTGGAAGCCTGCATTGGGAAATTGGGAAACGAAGATTATTGGCGATCATGAGGATTACATTAAGTGTATCGTTGGAATACCAACGACAGAAGAAGACTGCATTATGTTTGCCACTGGTGGTCTTGATAAGAAAGTTAAAGTTTGGAAGATGGAATCTAAATCTAATGGAGCCGAATGTATACGGGTTTTTGATAATATTCAAGCTAACGATACAGGATCCATTTATACAATGGATTCCGTAGGAGCACATAAAAATTTACCTTTTGATCTTATTATTGGGGATGGAAATGgtgatttaattttttattctaGCAAACAGGATAAGGAATTTTCAAGAGTTAAAAATATTCATTTTACTAACATGAAAGTGGTTAAAATGTTTGATGACTATACTAGACTGGTTAGCACCTGTTCTGATGGATTGATCTGTATCTGGGATTTAACAGAAGTGACGAGCGTGCTTAAAATCTTAGCTTCCTTCAAATGGGattgttcaatttggtGTATTGAAGGTAATAGTCTAGAGGAATTATATGTCGGGGATTCAAAGGgtagaattacaaaatcaaacttttccaatattCAAAACGTCGGATTAGAGGTTGTTTACGAACCTCAACCAAGTATTGAAGAGACTAATGAAGATACAAGGTCACAATCATCGACAAAgccaaagaaaaaacatGTGGGAATTCTATGTATCAATTGGCTACGCAACAACTACTTACTGTTTTCCCAATCAGTTGATTCCAATTTAAATCGATTGGATTTAAGTAATAACACTTTAGCCGTGGCTGAAGGTGGTATTGCACTCACAAAAAGCTCTCTATTGACCAATAGAAGACATGTTATTACAGAAAATACCAAGGGCGAAATTCAACGATGGGATATCGTTGTTTGTGAACTGTTAGACACATTTGATCCATCTGAGGGTAATTTTGATCAAGTGGTTTCCAAATATACATCTAGGGAAGTTTTATCTCATTGGTGTTCAGTATCTGTCAAAGTGGGACTTTTATTTGTTAAATTAAATCAACGTCTTTTGAACACCGAAGTTTATGGATCATCTTTAAAAGAATACCATGTGGTAAATGGTTTGAAGCCCAACCCAGATGAGCGCTATAACTTGGGTAAAATTGTAGCCAATTCCCTTTTCAACGAATTAGTCATGTATGAAATGCATAAGGATAAAGTTTATCGTTTAGAAATGgtttccaagaagaagaatagtTCTTTTTTCCATAAGGAGACGAGCAACAGTACAGAATCACCATTAGACACTAAGAGGGGTGCTACAAGACGAAAGTCTGCATTCCACAGACTAAATACCAATGCTGGTCAGCTTGCGACAGAGAGGTGCTCGCCTTCTACTTCAGCACCTAATAGCCCATTTTTACAAGGGGAGTCACCCTTACCAGTGGACGACAAGCCATTTTTAGGACCACCTGCATTCAGTGATCGCGGATTGACCACAAGGGCTTCTTCTAATGCAAGTAGTAACGATGCCAATAGTGATTCAGGGTACAATCCCCCCCATCTGAAAACAACTGAGGCTCGTACAACAAGTTCAGGTTCTCTATTTGGACGTAAACTACGACTTTTCAAGACGACTAGTGCCCGTGCATTAGCGGGATCTAGTGGTAGTAATGATAGTAATTATACTTCGGCGGTTTCTGATGCAGAAGAGTCTGCTGTAGACGATGATACAAAAGATACCAGTGCTACTTCAACAAACACTGTGAATACAACAACTACGAGTACTCATGCCCCAGCGGAAACGGTCGTATGGAATTCTGAATTAAGTACCGATAGTGTACCGTTACCACAACCTAGCGACACAACTAAACCTACAAGTACTAGTGCGGAACCTGCCGAATCTGAACAGAGGAAAAAATCTAGGGAGGAGAGCATGTCTGATTTGATTGAACAATTCCACGACAACTACAGATCACAGGTGAGTAACAATACTTCGACTTTAAAGATGCTTTCTAGAAAACCACCACATACCAAAATAATAAGAGATGCTTGCTCACCAATAATTCGTGTTACCAATGGTGTACTCATAGTATTACATTCTTGGCAGAAGGGATCGTGCGGTGGAAGAGTTCTTTTCTCTACATATTTACCGCCTGCACGCAATGATGAGTATGTAAAGactttggaaaaagttGATGGCGACGAAAGTGAAGATTTCGAGGACACACTAGGGGAGCCTTTGCAGCAAGAGAGGGTTATCgaggagaaggaaaaactGAGTAAAGAAGAATGGGCAGATCGAGaatttggtaatggtagCAATAGAAGACAAATTTATGAACAATTAGAAAATATTTTGCCGTTTTGGTTTTCCAAAACACTACTTTGTGATTCTAAAGTAGTCAAACAACAACCGAAATTAAATTTTGTCATTACACCGTGGCGTGGTAGTAATGATCAAGCTACTGTGTCCCAAGGTTCGTCTCAGGGTTCTTctcaacagcagcagccgTCTTCTCTACAACAttacaagatgaaatttggCAGATCAGGTCTAAGATCTAATGATACGCTACTGGGGACTACAGATCTTCCCAAAGTTTCCGAaaccaatttgaaattactAGCACCGGCTATGATTAAAGTTAAGAAAATCAAGGTTTATATTGTCGatagatttgaaaccaagACACCGGAGATGAGAAACAAAATAGAACCCAGCGAATGGTTAGAATTATTGTGCAAGGGCCAAATATTAGACAATGACATGACGTTGAGCACGGTGAGAACACTCTACTGGAAATCACAAGGAGATATCGTCTTTGAATACAGGAGGAAAACATCAGCTCCATCCGCCATTTAA
- the RPB5 gene encoding DNA-directed RNA polymerase core subunit RPB5 (highly similar to uniprot|P20434 Saccharomyces cerevisiae YBR154C RPB5 RNA polymerase subunit ABC27 common to RNA polymerases I II and III contacts DNA and affects transactivation): MDQENERNISRLWRTFKTVKEMVKDRGYFIAQEEIELPLEDFKAKYCDSMGRPQRKMMSFQSNPTEESIAKFPSMGSLWVEFCDEPTVGVKTMKTFVIHIQEKNFQTGIFVYQNNVTPSAMKLVPSIPPATIETFHEASLVVNITHHELVPKHIRFSEDEKRELLKRYRLKESQLPRIQRADPVALYLGLKRGEVVKIIRKSETSGRYASYRICM; this comes from the coding sequence ATGGACCAAGAGAACGAAAGAAACATTTCCAGACTTTGGAGAACCTTTAAAACCGTCAAAGAGATGGTTAAGGACAGAGGCTATTTTATTGCTCAAGAGGAAATAGAATTGCCATTGGAAGATTTCAAGGCTAAATACTGTGATTCAATGGGTAGACCTCAACGTAAGATGATGTCGTTCCAATCAAACCCAACCGAGGAATCTATTGCCAAATTTCCCAGCATGGGATCATTATGGGTTGAATTCTGTGATGAACCAACTGTTGGTGTTAAAACTATGAAAACATTTGTCATACATATTCAAGAGAAGAACTTCCAGACTGGTATCTTCGTTTACCAAAATAATGTTACACCAAGTGCAATGAAGTTAGTTCCATCAATACCTCCTGCCACcattgaaacttttcatGAAGCATCACTTGTGGTTAACATTACACACCACGAACTAGTTCCCAAGCATATAAGGTttagtgaagatgaaaagagGGAATTGTTGAAGAGATACAGATTAAAGGAATCACAATTACCAAGGATCCAAAGAGCAGATCCAGTGGCATTATATTTAGGATTGAAAAGAGGTGAAGTCGTTAAAATTATTAGAAAAAGTGAAACGTCAGGTCGTTATGCAAGTTACAGAATTTGCATGTAG